One region of Peribacillus simplex genomic DNA includes:
- the gltB gene encoding glutamate synthase large subunit, with product MTYNQIPKAQGLYHPEFEHDACGIGLYAHLKGLATHDIVKQGLKMLCQLDHRGGQGSDPLTGDGAGLMVQIPDRYFRLACPEMNLPAKGRYGVGMLFFSNNDDERNEIEARLNAFIEQEGQTLLGWRTVPVDATKIGEVGKETCPTIRQVFIGASVGLTDDLAFERKLFIIRKQAENWARERGNRFYFASLSSATIVYKGLLTPEQVDAFYLDLQQEDFISAFALVHSRFSTNTFPSWERAHPNRYLIHNGEINTLRGNVNWMKAREQQFVSEAFGDDLQKVLPILDIDGSDSSILDNALEFFVLAGRKPAHAAMMLIPEPWTENPHMTKEKKAFYEYHSMLMEPWDGPTAISFTNGKQIGAILDRNGLRPARYYVTKDDYIIFSSEVGVIDVEPENVLYKDRLSPGRMLLIDLEEGRIVSDEEIKSEMAQENPYQQWLDEQLVQLRDEEPVLEGEPLSDLLFRQKAFGYTYEDVQKYLLPVINEGKDPLGSMGNDIPLAVLSDRPQSLFNYFKQSFAQVTNPPIDSLREQIVTSTMTFLGAEGDLLKPDETNSRRIQLDSPVLTPGQMQQLKENAFPEFRSKVIHTLFSEDLENGLDRICREAEQAIADGVSLLILSDKDMGKEKAAIPSLLAASSLHQELIRHGNRTKVSIIVESGEVREVHHYASLIGYGVDAIYPYLAYETYKQAVLEGSLAISYEETVRKYVRSLTEGIVKVMSKMGISTIQSYRGAQIFEAVGIGADVIERYFSGTASQLSGIDLETIAEEALIRHRKAAADSYDQTLESGSDFQWRKTGEHHAFNPKTIHTLQWACRKGDYNLFKQYSNLANEERLGFLRNLFSFDQKRQSISIDEVESVESIVSRFKTGAMSFGSLSQEAHETLAIAMNRLGGKSNSGEGGEHPSRYQVDENGDNRRSGIKQIASGRFGVKSHYLVNADELQIKMAQGAKPGEGGQLPGNKVYPWVAEVRGSTPGVGLISPPPHHDIYSIEDLAQLIHDLKNANRDARISVKLVSKAGVGTIAAGVAKGAADVIVISGYDGGTGASPKTSIKHTGLPWELGLAEAHQTLMLNGLRSRVVLETDGKLMTGRDVVMAAILGAEEFGFATAPLVVLGCVMMRACHLDTCPVGVATQNPELRSKFTGDPEHVVNFMRFIAEEVRETMAELGFRTLEEMVGRTDVLQVSERAQNHWKAKHLDLTTLLFQPEGIRTYQLPQNHKIEESLDIREILPVVQPALKDQTQVDVSFPITNVNRVVGTIVGSEVSKRYGEFGLPEDTITLRFTGSAGQSFGAFIPKGMSMYLTGDVNDYVGKGLSGGKIIVTAPAGNQIEAGDNVIAGNIALYGGTSGEAYINGRAGERFAVRNSGVNVVVEGIGDHGCEYMTGGRVVILGDVGKNFAAGMSGGIAYVLADDAEEFKALCNGEMIEFETLDDMDDANEVKEMLYSHVHYTESAKASYVLENWADFAKKFVKVIPKDYKRMIKSINEQKRAGLTDEEAIMSAFQANAVQDKKTTKQAVMQ from the coding sequence ATGACATACAATCAAATACCAAAAGCACAAGGGCTCTACCATCCTGAATTTGAACATGATGCATGTGGGATCGGGTTATATGCTCATTTAAAAGGGCTTGCTACACATGACATCGTCAAACAAGGACTGAAAATGCTGTGCCAATTAGATCATCGCGGCGGACAAGGCAGCGATCCCCTTACAGGAGATGGTGCAGGATTAATGGTGCAGATTCCTGATAGATATTTCAGGCTGGCATGCCCAGAGATGAACTTGCCGGCAAAAGGACGCTATGGAGTAGGCATGCTCTTTTTCTCTAACAACGATGATGAACGGAATGAAATAGAAGCTCGTTTGAATGCATTTATCGAACAAGAGGGCCAAACGCTATTAGGCTGGAGAACGGTTCCTGTTGATGCAACGAAAATCGGGGAGGTCGGCAAGGAGACATGTCCGACGATCCGCCAAGTATTCATCGGGGCAAGCGTTGGGCTGACAGATGATTTAGCTTTTGAGCGTAAATTGTTCATTATCAGAAAACAAGCTGAAAACTGGGCTCGTGAACGCGGCAATCGTTTTTATTTTGCCAGCCTTTCAAGTGCTACGATCGTATACAAAGGATTGTTGACACCAGAGCAGGTGGATGCTTTTTATCTTGACCTTCAACAGGAGGATTTCATTTCTGCTTTCGCTTTAGTGCATTCACGCTTCAGCACGAATACTTTTCCTAGTTGGGAACGGGCACATCCAAACCGTTACCTGATCCATAATGGCGAAATCAATACGCTTAGAGGTAATGTGAATTGGATGAAAGCACGTGAGCAGCAGTTTGTTTCAGAAGCATTCGGGGATGACCTGCAAAAGGTCCTGCCTATTTTGGATATAGACGGCAGTGATTCCTCGATTCTTGATAATGCACTTGAATTCTTCGTGCTTGCAGGGCGTAAGCCGGCACACGCGGCCATGATGCTCATTCCAGAACCGTGGACCGAAAACCCACATATGACGAAGGAAAAGAAGGCATTTTATGAATATCATAGCATGCTCATGGAGCCATGGGATGGTCCGACGGCCATATCCTTTACGAATGGCAAGCAAATCGGGGCCATCCTTGATCGAAATGGTTTAAGGCCGGCAAGGTATTATGTGACAAAAGATGATTACATCATTTTCTCCTCCGAAGTCGGCGTGATCGATGTGGAGCCGGAGAATGTATTATATAAAGATCGTTTAAGCCCAGGCAGAATGCTTTTAATAGATTTAGAGGAAGGCCGTATTGTTTCCGATGAAGAGATCAAGTCGGAAATGGCTCAGGAAAATCCATACCAGCAATGGCTGGACGAACAGCTTGTTCAATTACGTGACGAAGAACCTGTGCTTGAAGGGGAGCCATTGAGTGATTTGTTATTCAGGCAAAAAGCGTTTGGATACACGTATGAAGATGTCCAAAAATATCTACTGCCGGTCATTAACGAAGGCAAAGATCCACTGGGCAGCATGGGGAATGACATTCCGTTAGCGGTCTTATCCGATCGCCCGCAATCGCTCTTCAACTATTTCAAGCAATCCTTTGCCCAAGTTACCAACCCGCCAATCGATTCGCTTCGTGAACAGATCGTCACGTCAACGATGACATTTCTAGGTGCGGAAGGAGATTTGCTGAAACCGGATGAAACGAACAGCCGCCGCATTCAATTGGATTCACCTGTATTGACGCCAGGTCAAATGCAGCAGTTGAAAGAAAATGCCTTTCCGGAATTCAGAAGCAAAGTCATTCACACCTTATTTTCAGAAGATTTAGAGAATGGACTCGATCGCATCTGCCGTGAAGCGGAACAAGCGATCGCTGATGGTGTCAGCCTCTTGATATTATCTGACAAGGATATGGGCAAAGAAAAGGCTGCGATTCCTTCCCTGCTGGCTGCAAGCTCCCTTCATCAAGAGCTGATCCGTCATGGGAACCGTACGAAAGTGAGCATTATCGTTGAATCGGGGGAAGTAAGGGAAGTCCATCATTACGCATCCCTGATCGGGTATGGAGTGGATGCGATTTACCCGTACCTTGCTTATGAAACATATAAGCAGGCTGTATTGGAAGGCAGTTTAGCCATCAGCTACGAAGAAACGGTAAGGAAGTATGTACGATCGTTGACAGAAGGCATCGTAAAGGTGATGTCGAAAATGGGCATTTCCACGATTCAAAGTTATCGCGGCGCACAAATTTTCGAAGCGGTCGGAATCGGTGCTGATGTAATCGAACGTTATTTCAGCGGTACGGCATCGCAGCTTAGTGGGATCGATTTGGAAACGATAGCGGAAGAAGCGTTGATTCGCCATAGGAAGGCTGCAGCTGATTCGTATGATCAAACTCTTGAAAGCGGCAGTGATTTTCAATGGAGAAAAACAGGGGAACATCATGCTTTCAATCCTAAAACGATCCATACACTGCAATGGGCCTGCCGGAAAGGCGATTATAATTTATTTAAGCAATATTCAAACTTGGCGAATGAAGAGAGACTTGGTTTTTTACGGAATTTATTTTCGTTCGATCAAAAGCGCCAAAGCATTTCAATAGATGAAGTGGAATCCGTGGAATCCATCGTCAGCCGATTCAAAACGGGCGCTATGTCATTCGGTTCATTGAGTCAGGAAGCACATGAAACACTTGCGATTGCAATGAACCGTTTAGGCGGAAAAAGCAATAGCGGTGAAGGCGGGGAACACCCTAGCCGTTACCAAGTTGATGAAAACGGTGATAATCGCCGCAGCGGGATTAAACAAATTGCGTCCGGTCGTTTTGGAGTGAAAAGCCATTACCTTGTAAATGCCGATGAACTTCAAATTAAAATGGCGCAAGGTGCAAAGCCAGGTGAAGGCGGCCAGCTGCCGGGTAACAAAGTATATCCTTGGGTCGCAGAGGTCCGTGGTTCCACACCAGGTGTCGGCCTGATTTCACCGCCTCCGCATCATGATATCTATTCGATTGAAGATCTGGCACAGCTGATCCATGATTTGAAAAATGCGAATCGTGATGCCAGGATCAGCGTCAAGCTTGTATCAAAAGCAGGCGTAGGCACGATTGCAGCCGGTGTGGCCAAAGGAGCCGCGGATGTTATCGTTATCAGCGGGTATGATGGCGGAACTGGCGCTTCACCAAAAACAAGTATCAAACATACCGGTCTTCCTTGGGAGCTGGGCCTTGCCGAAGCACACCAAACATTGATGCTGAATGGCCTGCGCAGCCGTGTCGTCCTTGAAACGGACGGAAAGTTAATGACGGGGCGCGATGTGGTCATGGCAGCCATCCTTGGTGCGGAGGAGTTCGGTTTTGCTACGGCACCGCTTGTGGTCCTTGGCTGTGTCATGATGCGTGCTTGCCATTTGGATACATGTCCAGTGGGGGTAGCTACTCAAAACCCTGAGCTTCGCAGCAAATTCACTGGAGATCCGGAGCATGTCGTGAATTTCATGCGCTTCATCGCTGAGGAAGTCCGGGAAACGATGGCTGAGCTTGGTTTTAGAACACTAGAGGAAATGGTCGGCCGCACTGATGTTTTACAAGTGAGCGAGCGGGCACAAAACCATTGGAAAGCGAAGCATCTGGACTTGACGACACTTCTTTTTCAACCGGAGGGAATACGTACGTATCAACTTCCTCAAAACCATAAAATCGAAGAATCCTTGGATATCCGTGAGATTTTACCTGTGGTGCAGCCTGCTTTAAAAGATCAAACCCAGGTGGATGTCAGCTTCCCGATTACAAACGTGAACCGTGTGGTCGGAACGATTGTCGGCAGTGAAGTATCCAAACGTTATGGGGAATTCGGCTTGCCAGAAGATACCATCACACTTCGTTTTACGGGATCGGCAGGCCAGAGCTTCGGTGCGTTCATTCCAAAAGGGATGTCGATGTATTTGACAGGTGATGTCAATGACTACGTTGGGAAAGGCTTATCTGGCGGAAAGATCATTGTCACGGCACCTGCAGGCAATCAGATTGAGGCCGGGGACAATGTAATTGCCGGAAATATCGCCTTATACGGCGGAACAAGCGGCGAGGCCTACATTAATGGCCGTGCGGGAGAACGATTTGCGGTACGGAACAGTGGAGTCAACGTCGTCGTTGAAGGAATTGGGGACCATGGCTGTGAGTATATGACAGGCGGACGCGTGGTCATTCTGGGCGACGTCGGCAAAAACTTTGCGGCAGGCATGTCAGGCGGCATCGCTTATGTACTTGCTGATGATGCAGAAGAATTCAAGGCATTATGCAATGGTGAAATGATAGAATTCGAGACGCTTGATGATATGGATGATGCAAACGAGGTAAAAGAAATGCTTTACAGCCACGTTCATTATACAGAAAGTGCAAAAGCATCGTATGTACTGGAGAACTGGGCGGATTTCGCTAAGAAATTCGTAAAAGTCATTCCGAAAGATTACAAACGGATGATCAAAAGCATCAATGAGCAGAAGCGTGCAGGGCTAACTGATGAAGAAGCGATCATGAGTGCATTTCAAGCAAATGCCGTTCAAGATAAAAAAACCACTAAACAAGCTGTGATGCAGTAA